A genome region from Pseudanabaena sp. Chao 1811 includes the following:
- a CDS encoding PAS domain S-box protein — MTIFSKGFRLRSIPLQGLMLLAFVVQIFGVVGLVAYLSYRSGQESVNNLASRLNKEISTRVTEKTTTYLQALDQVNKNNISALRRGLWNFDDFSSQERQAWEQMQLYSLSPITIVGFGNSLGGHRAVELLQDGSFSIRASPNGGGKYQTFTTNPDGSPAQVTQTDTYFDSRQRPWFQVAVKQKKATWTDVYPHIYTGELLVALAEPIYDLKNGDLLGVTYGIRSLEEISHFLRGIDLKSGSVFIMERDQTLVATSSMSQKPYQSQNGKDRKLLKASDSNNLQISVAAKYLRDRFGDLANIRQLEQLDFEINGDRQIAQAVPIHDRNGLNWVIVVVIPESDFMTEIQANRLWTILLCGITLIVATGMSLITTRWITAPILRLSQASKAIASGTWQEILPEHNVITEIDILSSTFHQMAKQVQQSFDRVAIALKESQEKYKVLFQTAPIGISITDKYGRILESNIVTEGWLGKPLALPQECDVGSKPNPKVIRPDGSPMPVEEYACIRALRSKSVVCDVETGIVCTDGVLRWFSVSAAPLSVDPHGVVLIHVDISDRKRTESALRQSEAKLQKISLSIPGVIYIVVQRPDGSSYFEYVSSGVEALNELSVEQVMQNPSLIYQQYLPEDRDGLNQAIDHSFQTMTPLQYEWRIVTPSGKLKWVQVNSRSEQDDNENIDYEYRKNGEVARYGIVLDVTARKQAEIALAEESFRRKALFDASMDGIVILDQSYNVIEANDSFARMLGYSLEEITTLNVKDFDAYFTEEELDRTIETHELCFNRFETRHRRKDGSVYDVEISTNLVDWHGQALSFCICRDISDRKLLEQQLTQSRDLREIIFNESSDALFLVDGETIRTLDCNQQAVKLFEADSKADLIDIEGSILQKRPFTPQEISNITQEVNQKGFWSLEVEYITLKGNEFWGDLSAKPITFDNRQFQLVRVVDITTRKQTELALAKAKAAAEEATRVKSEFLASMSHEIRTPMNGVIGMTQLLATTQLTTEQNNFVKIIKDSGEALLTIINDILDFSKIESGLLELEAKDFVLEDVVKGVCKLLENQAIERQIDLQYMIAPDIPKILLGDRSRLRQILLNLVGNAVKFTQNGQVSISVSGRWKMLISHEKSKTQDATLLKSDSAWSGTKESYELRFAITDTGIGIPSDRLERLFQPFTQADASISRKYGGTGLGLAISKRLVELMGGTIWLESLGSIGGNPPKNWILQSRNSTTPQGSTFYFEIDLALSNASQQPQLAVKTEVPIDSKMAEKIPLRILLAEDNQVNQIVASSMFKRLGYQIEAIANNGLEAIQAVQNHDYDLVLMDVQMPQMDGITATKIIRNDLKSQVWIVAMTADAMPEDRQACLDAGMNDYASKPISIQEIMRIVSSINSR; from the coding sequence ATGACTATTTTCAGCAAAGGCTTTCGTCTGCGTAGCATCCCTCTACAGGGGCTAATGCTATTAGCTTTTGTAGTGCAGATTTTTGGGGTTGTGGGATTGGTCGCTTATCTATCCTATCGAAGTGGGCAAGAGTCTGTTAATAATCTAGCAAGTAGACTGAATAAGGAAATAAGTACTCGTGTAACCGAGAAAACGACAACTTATCTACAAGCCCTTGATCAAGTCAATAAAAATAATATCAGCGCTCTGAGGCGAGGTCTGTGGAATTTTGATGATTTCTCTAGCCAAGAGCGACAGGCTTGGGAACAGATGCAGCTTTACTCTTTATCGCCAATTACGATTGTTGGATTTGGTAATTCTTTGGGGGGACATCGAGCCGTAGAACTTTTGCAGGATGGATCATTTAGTATTCGGGCATCTCCAAATGGTGGCGGTAAATACCAAACTTTCACCACTAATCCCGATGGTTCCCCTGCTCAGGTTACACAAACAGATACTTACTTTGATTCCCGTCAGCGCCCTTGGTTTCAAGTGGCGGTAAAACAGAAAAAAGCTACTTGGACAGATGTATATCCCCATATCTACACTGGTGAATTATTAGTTGCCCTTGCTGAACCTATCTATGACCTCAAAAATGGTGATTTGTTGGGTGTTACCTATGGTATCCGTAGTCTTGAAGAAATCAGCCATTTCTTGCGCGGCATTGATCTGAAATCAGGATCAGTTTTTATCATGGAACGGGATCAAACATTGGTAGCGACCTCATCAATGTCCCAGAAGCCATACCAATCACAAAACGGCAAAGATCGGAAACTACTCAAAGCTAGTGATAGCAACAATCTTCAGATTAGTGTTGCTGCAAAATATCTACGCGATCGCTTTGGCGACTTAGCAAATATTCGTCAATTAGAGCAATTGGATTTTGAAATTAATGGCGATCGCCAAATTGCCCAAGCTGTACCTATTCATGATCGCAATGGACTGAACTGGGTCATTGTGGTTGTCATCCCTGAATCTGACTTTATGACAGAGATCCAAGCTAATCGCTTGTGGACAATTCTGTTATGTGGAATTACTTTAATCGTTGCTACAGGGATGAGCCTCATCACCACCCGTTGGATTACTGCTCCGATTTTGCGACTTAGTCAGGCTAGTAAAGCGATCGCTAGTGGAACTTGGCAAGAAATTTTGCCAGAGCATAATGTCATTACCGAGATTGACATATTGTCTAGCACCTTTCATCAAATGGCAAAACAGGTGCAGCAATCCTTTGATCGAGTAGCAATTGCGCTCAAAGAATCACAGGAAAAGTATAAGGTGCTTTTCCAAACTGCCCCAATCGGCATTTCGATTACGGATAAATATGGTCGCATCCTTGAGAGTAATATCGTTACTGAAGGTTGGTTGGGCAAACCTCTAGCATTACCACAAGAATGTGACGTTGGATCGAAGCCTAATCCTAAGGTCATCCGTCCCGATGGTTCGCCAATGCCTGTCGAAGAATATGCTTGCATTCGAGCTTTGAGAAGTAAATCCGTTGTTTGTGATGTGGAAACAGGAATTGTCTGTACTGATGGGGTTTTGCGTTGGTTTAGTGTCAGTGCGGCTCCCCTTTCTGTCGATCCCCACGGAGTGGTGTTGATCCATGTCGATATTAGCGATCGCAAACGCACCGAGTCAGCCCTTCGCCAAAGTGAAGCGAAACTACAAAAGATATCCTTGTCCATCCCTGGAGTCATTTACATCGTAGTTCAGAGACCAGATGGTTCTAGTTATTTTGAATACGTTAGTTCAGGAGTGGAAGCTCTCAATGAACTTAGTGTCGAACAGGTAATGCAAAATCCTAGCCTCATTTATCAACAGTATCTACCAGAAGATCGTGACGGTTTAAACCAAGCCATTGATCATAGTTTCCAAACGATGACACCCTTACAGTATGAATGGCGGATTGTGACTCCCTCAGGAAAACTGAAGTGGGTGCAAGTCAATTCCCGATCAGAACAAGATGACAACGAAAATATTGATTATGAGTATCGCAAAAATGGAGAAGTTGCTCGTTATGGTATCGTTCTAGATGTCACTGCCCGCAAACAAGCGGAAATTGCCCTTGCTGAAGAAAGCTTTCGACGTAAAGCTTTATTTGATGCTTCTATGGATGGCATTGTGATTCTAGATCAATCATATAATGTTATTGAAGCTAATGATAGTTTTGCGAGAATGCTTGGTTATTCTTTAGAAGAAATAACTACTTTAAATGTTAAAGATTTTGATGCTTATTTTACCGAGGAGGAACTTGACCGAACAATCGAAACCCATGAATTATGTTTCAATAGGTTTGAAACCCGTCATCGCCGCAAAGATGGCTCTGTTTATGATGTAGAAATTAGTACAAACTTAGTAGATTGGCATGGTCAAGCTCTTAGTTTTTGTATTTGTCGAGATATTAGCGATCGCAAGCTTCTAGAACAGCAGTTAACTCAAAGTCGAGATTTGCGAGAAATCATTTTTAATGAGTCTAGTGATGCGTTGTTCTTAGTCGATGGCGAGACTATTCGCACCTTAGACTGTAATCAGCAAGCTGTGAAACTCTTTGAAGCAGACAGTAAAGCTGATCTGATTGATATCGAAGGGAGTATTCTCCAAAAGCGACCATTTACGCCTCAAGAAATCTCCAACATTACCCAAGAAGTTAACCAAAAAGGTTTCTGGAGTCTAGAAGTAGAATATATCACTCTTAAAGGGAATGAATTTTGGGGAGATCTTTCTGCTAAGCCAATTACATTTGATAATAGACAGTTTCAACTAGTGCGTGTAGTGGATATTACTACACGCAAACAAACGGAACTTGCTCTAGCAAAAGCAAAAGCTGCTGCCGAAGAAGCCACTAGAGTAAAGAGTGAATTTCTGGCAAGCATGAGCCATGAGATTCGTACACCAATGAATGGTGTAATTGGTATGACTCAACTTTTGGCAACTACACAGCTCACTACTGAACAAAATAATTTTGTAAAAATTATCAAAGATAGTGGCGAAGCTCTCTTGACGATTATCAATGATATTCTGGACTTCTCGAAAATCGAATCAGGACTTTTAGAACTAGAAGCAAAGGATTTTGTGTTGGAAGATGTAGTCAAAGGAGTGTGTAAATTATTAGAAAATCAAGCGATCGAGAGACAGATTGATCTGCAATATATGATCGCGCCTGATATTCCTAAGATTTTGCTGGGCGATCGCTCCCGCCTACGGCAAATCCTCCTAAATTTAGTAGGTAATGCGGTTAAATTTACTCAAAATGGTCAGGTTTCTATCTCAGTAAGTGGTAGATGGAAGATGCTCATCTCCCATGAAAAATCAAAGACGCAAGATGCAACCTTGCTTAAATCAGACTCTGCATGGTCAGGGACAAAGGAAAGTTATGAGCTACGATTTGCGATCACCGACACAGGTATTGGCATACCGAGCGATCGCCTAGAGCGACTATTTCAGCCCTTCACCCAAGCCGATGCTTCTATTAGTCGGAAATATGGTGGGACTGGACTAGGCTTAGCAATTAGTAAACGTCTAGTAGAGTTAATGGGTGGCACAATTTGGCTAGAGAGCCTTGGTTCCATTGGTGGTAATCCTCCTAAAAATTGGATATTACAATCTCGAAATTCTACAACACCTCAAGGATCAACATTTTATTTTGAGATTGATTTGGCTCTCAGCAACGCCAGTCAACAACCTCAACTAGCTGTGAAAACAGAAGTTCCTATTGATAGCAAAATGGCAGAGAAAATCCCTTTGCGGATTCTCCTAGCTGAAGATAATCAAGTTAATCAAATAGTTGCTAGCTCAATGTTTAAACGACTAGGCTATCAAATTGAGGCGATCGCCAACAATGGCTTAGAAGCGATCCAAGCTGTCCAAAATCATGACTATGACCTAGTTTTGATGGATGTGCAAATGCCACAAATGGATGGTATAACTGCCACAAAGATAATTCGCAATGATTTAAAAAGTCAGGTATGGATTGTTGCTATGACCGCCGATGCTATGCCTGAAGATCGTCAAGCTTGCTTGGATGCAGGTATGAATGACTACGCTAGCAAACCGATTAGCATCCAAGAAATAATGCGTATAGTTTCCTCGATCAACTCTAGGTAA
- a CDS encoding GGDEF domain-containing protein: MSVNRQLQRYSFRNIPLQWVMLLSFIVQVIGTIGLIKTLSNQSWTGLIYGIVIVLSITFSFLLTLSLNQSIVDCTRAESQSELALKQSLSQLNYLIENSPLATIRWDQEFRVAYWSKQAEELFGWKAEEVLGKTMYEWRFIFEKDLDLVNRSVDKSLGGNYTTCENRNYHKDGSVINCLWYNSTLLDESGNLISMLSLAQNVSDRRRTEQALRHSENQLRTFLNNAPTPMTIKDLEGTYLAVNQEFAYFLQIPETEILGKKDYDFFPMENVKNIHNWEMQAIFEGIAVNFEETVELFDGLRTFVVTKFPLMDAQDKPYAVAGIYLDISDRKKMEAILKESEARFQKIAIASPEVIYITVRQPDGTTKFEYANVAIEELLGVSLDDLMSKSNIHYEIFHPDDLHTFEQEIANSMATLQIFRHEWRIITPQGQIKWIKSQARPELRDNGDVAWYGFAIDISERKQTEIALVEAEANLRKINQELERLINLDGLTQIANRRCFNDRIVLEWQRLHREQQPLSLLMFDVDYFKRYNDLYGHQIGDECLIKIAQAVNHLMRRPADLVARYGGEEFIVILPNTHVSGAIAVADRIHEAIKNLQIPHQDSIVSNIVSISMGIACDIPNLERSPYVLINQVDHALYEAKQQGRNRSVLFAA, from the coding sequence ATGTCAGTCAATCGTCAACTACAGCGATATTCTTTTCGTAACATCCCTCTACAATGGGTCATGTTGCTATCGTTTATAGTGCAGGTGATTGGCACTATTGGACTGATTAAAACTTTGTCCAATCAGTCTTGGACAGGTTTGATTTATGGAATAGTTATAGTGCTATCTATAACTTTTAGTTTCTTATTAACCCTTTCTCTAAATCAATCCATTGTTGATTGTACAAGAGCAGAATCTCAGTCTGAACTTGCTTTGAAGCAATCACTGAGTCAGTTAAACTATCTAATTGAAAATTCGCCATTGGCAACCATCCGATGGGATCAAGAATTTCGAGTTGCGTACTGGTCAAAGCAAGCGGAAGAACTATTTGGTTGGAAAGCTGAAGAAGTCTTGGGTAAGACCATGTATGAATGGCGATTTATCTTTGAAAAGGATCTCGATCTCGTCAATCGGTCTGTGGATAAATCCTTGGGTGGTAACTATACTACCTGCGAGAATCGCAATTATCACAAAGATGGCTCGGTCATCAATTGCTTGTGGTATAACTCAACGCTGCTTGATGAATCAGGAAACTTGATCTCTATGCTATCTCTGGCTCAAAATGTCAGCGATCGCAGGCGAACTGAACAAGCCCTGCGCCATAGTGAAAACCAACTTCGTACTTTTTTAAATAATGCGCCGACTCCAATGACTATTAAGGATTTGGAAGGAACGTATTTAGCGGTCAATCAAGAATTTGCCTATTTTCTCCAGATTCCTGAAACAGAAATATTGGGGAAAAAAGACTATGACTTCTTCCCTATGGAAAATGTCAAGAATATACACAATTGGGAGATGCAGGCGATTTTTGAAGGAATTGCCGTTAACTTTGAAGAAACAGTAGAATTGTTTGACGGATTGCGTACATTTGTTGTCACTAAGTTTCCCCTCATGGATGCTCAAGACAAGCCCTATGCAGTAGCGGGCATTTATCTTGATATTAGCGATCGCAAAAAGATGGAAGCAATCCTTAAAGAGAGTGAAGCTAGATTCCAAAAAATTGCGATCGCTTCCCCCGAAGTAATTTATATTACGGTTCGCCAGCCTGACGGTACAACAAAATTTGAGTATGCTAATGTCGCGATCGAGGAGCTATTGGGGGTTAGCCTTGATGATTTGATGTCTAAATCGAATATTCACTATGAAATATTCCATCCTGATGATCTGCATACTTTCGAGCAAGAAATAGCAAATAGTATGGCAACTCTGCAAATTTTTCGCCACGAATGGAGAATTATTACGCCTCAAGGGCAGATCAAATGGATCAAATCTCAAGCACGACCAGAACTTCGAGACAATGGGGATGTGGCTTGGTATGGCTTTGCCATTGATATCAGTGAACGCAAACAGACAGAAATCGCACTGGTGGAAGCTGAAGCGAATCTGAGGAAAATCAATCAAGAATTGGAAAGATTAATTAACCTTGATGGCTTGACCCAGATTGCTAATCGTCGGTGCTTTAATGATCGTATCGTGCTCGAATGGCAAAGGCTCCATCGTGAGCAGCAACCATTATCCTTGCTGATGTTTGATGTTGATTATTTCAAGCGCTATAACGATCTCTATGGTCATCAGATTGGTGATGAATGTCTAATTAAAATTGCTCAAGCCGTTAATCATTTAATGCGCCGCCCCGCGGATTTGGTAGCTCGTTATGGAGGAGAAGAATTTATCGTGATTTTACCTAATACTCATGTTAGTGGAGCGATCGCAGTAGCAGATCGAATTCATGAAGCAATTAAAAATCTGCAAATTCCTCACCAAGATTCAATCGTGAGTAATATTGTTAGTATCAGTATGGGGATCGCTTGCGATATTCCTAATCTTGAGCGATCGCCCTATGTTCTGATCAATCAAGTCGATCATGCCCTTTATGAAGCAAAACAGCAAGGTCGTAATCGGTCAGTACTTTTTGCTGCATAG
- a CDS encoding DUF3352 domain-containing protein has translation MKIKPVFVGIAVLGVLLLVLSLSTIAKVFAANPRDLLAGVKTQPQAVQLLPKRSPLFLSFLVDPEKLGLFAQLAAQPSDRGDVRHELANLKQQLRQNWLLDYERDIQPWLAQEITLAVTDVDLDDQPVNGLQTGYLLALVAKDVDLAKVTIDAFWQKLAVNGSDLGFEQYQGVSILNTSFSEDKPAIAGTTLDKFVLFANDVRVLHQAIDTLKSPSLALASVDNYRDRLAKINVGKVGIAYANLAELGEDLPKASLLLSLSFDKLGIRAKTLVTSETVNSETANVEKQSQALETAAQSGSSLSTQTARSKSNSKSNLNIATAIPSGSSVIIGNNFGETLQSLKATLPTEWQKLLAKAIAPIPFEHNAWAWAQDDFAIALLPNSKSPISDRQPDWLLVSKINDPKTSATAIATLDDIARNKLTVGEISLKAQPVTVWTNLSANINNSAASTNLGVSGQVVAAHAQTPNYIYLSNSLTVLESALTLKNNQAIAASKSFKTITAKLPSDQQTYGYLDRNFDLTWLNGAEANFSDFQTSEIFQKISNSPLVSIFNHLNIFGFASTGNQSNIENGEFFIVLK, from the coding sequence ATGAAAATCAAACCTGTTTTTGTTGGAATTGCGGTGCTGGGTGTTTTACTACTGGTGCTGAGCCTAAGTACGATCGCTAAGGTGTTTGCGGCAAATCCAAGGGATCTGTTGGCAGGGGTAAAAACTCAGCCTCAAGCGGTGCAACTATTGCCAAAGCGATCGCCTTTATTCCTATCGTTTTTGGTCGATCCTGAGAAATTAGGATTATTCGCGCAGTTGGCAGCGCAACCAAGCGATCGCGGCGATGTGCGCCATGAACTGGCAAACCTCAAACAGCAATTACGACAAAACTGGTTATTAGACTACGAACGCGATATTCAGCCTTGGCTCGCTCAAGAAATCACCTTAGCTGTTACCGATGTAGATTTAGACGATCAGCCTGTTAATGGCTTGCAGACAGGCTATTTGCTTGCCTTGGTTGCTAAAGATGTGGATTTGGCGAAGGTGACAATTGATGCTTTTTGGCAGAAACTGGCGGTGAATGGCTCCGATCTTGGCTTTGAGCAATATCAAGGTGTATCGATCTTGAATACTAGTTTTAGCGAAGATAAGCCTGCGATCGCGGGGACGACTTTGGACAAATTTGTGCTGTTTGCCAATGATGTGCGGGTTTTACACCAAGCGATCGATACCTTAAAATCGCCTAGTTTAGCGCTCGCCAGCGTAGACAATTATCGCGATCGCCTTGCCAAAATTAATGTAGGTAAAGTGGGTATTGCCTATGCGAATCTTGCAGAACTAGGAGAAGATTTGCCCAAGGCAAGTTTGTTATTGAGCCTCAGTTTTGACAAGTTAGGAATTAGAGCAAAAACGCTTGTGACTTCAGAAACAGTAAATTCAGAAACAGCAAATGTCGAAAAGCAGTCCCAAGCCCTAGAAACTGCGGCACAGTCAGGTAGTTCTCTATCCACTCAAACAGCTCGTTCTAAATCTAATTCCAAATCTAATCTCAATATTGCTACTGCGATTCCTTCAGGAAGTTCAGTAATTATTGGTAATAATTTCGGTGAAACTTTGCAATCTTTAAAAGCTACCCTGCCAACTGAATGGCAAAAGTTGCTGGCAAAAGCGATCGCCCCAATTCCCTTCGAGCATAATGCTTGGGCATGGGCGCAGGATGATTTTGCGATCGCTCTATTACCAAATTCAAAGAGTCCAATTTCCGATAGGCAGCCAGATTGGTTACTCGTAAGCAAGATCAATGATCCTAAAACTTCAGCTACAGCGATCGCGACTCTAGATGACATTGCTAGAAATAAGCTCACTGTTGGTGAAATCTCCCTTAAAGCACAGCCTGTGACAGTCTGGACAAACCTGAGTGCCAATATCAATAACTCGGCAGCTAGCACCAATTTGGGTGTATCAGGGCAAGTTGTTGCCGCCCATGCCCAAACCCCCAATTATATTTACCTATCTAATTCGCTGACGGTTTTAGAATCTGCCCTAACATTGAAAAATAATCAAGCGATCGCCGCATCCAAGAGTTTTAAAACCATCACCGCCAAACTACCAAGCGATCAGCAAACCTATGGTTATCTTGATCGGAACTTTGATTTAACTTGGTTAAATGGTGCAGAGGCAAATTTCTCTGACTTTCAGACTAGCGAAATCTTTCAAAAGATCAGTAATTCTCCGCTTGTCTCGATCTTCAATCATCTGAATATATTTGGCTTTGCTAGTACTGGTAACCAGAGCAATATAGAAAATGGTGAATTTTTTATTGTTCTCAAGTAA